A single window of Leptolyngbya ohadii IS1 DNA harbors:
- a CDS encoding putative quinol monooxygenase, producing the protein MADSIRVIAQVTAQPGKEAELKSLLLELLEPTRSESGCIRYELLQDATAPTHFAFVEEWESEAAMLQHLESTHVQEAFLEGESLIAAPLEIRRYTLVM; encoded by the coding sequence ATGGCTGACTCAATTCGTGTTATTGCTCAGGTGACGGCACAACCGGGAAAAGAAGCGGAGTTAAAAAGCTTATTATTGGAACTGCTGGAACCCACGCGATCGGAGTCGGGGTGCATTCGCTACGAACTACTACAGGATGCCACTGCCCCTACCCATTTTGCCTTCGTTGAGGAATGGGAAAGCGAAGCGGCAATGCTGCAACACCTGGAATCGACCCATGTGCAGGAGGCTTTTCTAGAAGGAGAAAGTTTAATTGCTGCGCCGCTGGAGATTCGCCGCTATACACTGGTGATGTAG
- the ada gene encoding bifunctional DNA-binding transcriptional regulator/O6-methylguanine-DNA methyltransferase Ada, with product MDNVTATRSIDTEEMLWQAVLQRDSAFEGLVFYGVRSTKIYCRPTCPSRKPNRDRVCFFDSVQSAEAAGYRPCKRCLPQEATLPNSNLAKVLVICRYLDSHSETIPSLAELGSSVKMSPAHLQRTFKQIMGVTPFQYADARRLDRFKQQIRHGKPIANALYHTGYGASSRLYEKAPKQLGMTPAAYQRSGRGELIRYAIVESPLGYLLVAATDRGLCSVRLGGGAAELEAELHQEFKNAQFQADDRQLQEWVQPIVNYLSGLNSLPQLPIDIQATAFQRQVWEALQAIPLGTTATYSDIADRIGQPKAVRAVARACATNPIALVIPCHRVIQKSGGLSGYRWGIDRKRELLDLEQRLSQLEVGDRASETESRD from the coding sequence ATGGACAATGTGACTGCAACGCGATCGATCGATACCGAAGAGATGCTCTGGCAGGCAGTTTTACAGCGGGATTCTGCCTTTGAAGGACTGGTCTTCTACGGCGTGCGTTCGACAAAAATTTACTGTCGTCCCACCTGCCCCAGCCGCAAGCCAAACCGCGATCGGGTTTGTTTTTTCGATTCCGTCCAATCTGCCGAAGCCGCCGGATATCGTCCCTGTAAACGCTGCTTGCCCCAGGAGGCAACTCTACCAAACTCAAACCTGGCAAAAGTTCTGGTGATCTGTCGCTATCTGGATTCCCACAGCGAAACGATTCCCTCATTGGCAGAGTTGGGCAGTTCTGTCAAAATGAGTCCGGCGCATTTGCAGCGCACCTTCAAGCAAATCATGGGTGTCACCCCGTTTCAGTATGCCGATGCACGACGGCTCGATCGCTTTAAGCAGCAGATCCGCCACGGGAAACCGATTGCCAATGCCCTTTATCACACTGGATATGGAGCGAGCAGCCGCTTGTACGAGAAAGCCCCCAAACAGCTTGGCATGACCCCTGCCGCCTATCAGCGATCGGGTCGGGGAGAACTGATTCGCTATGCGATCGTGGAATCGCCTCTCGGATATCTGTTAGTAGCAGCAACCGATCGGGGTTTGTGCAGTGTACGGCTGGGCGGAGGTGCGGCGGAACTGGAAGCGGAACTGCACCAGGAATTCAAAAACGCTCAGTTTCAGGCGGATGATCGACAGCTTCAGGAATGGGTACAGCCGATCGTGAACTATCTGAGCGGACTGAATTCCCTGCCGCAATTGCCGATCGATATTCAAGCCACTGCCTTTCAGCGTCAGGTCTGGGAAGCCCTGCAAGCCATCCCCCTCGGTACCACCGCCACCTACAGCGACATTGCCGATCGCATCGGGCAACCCAAAGCCGTCCGAGCCGTTGCGCGAGCCTGTGCCACCAACCCGATCGCCCTGGTGATCCCCTGCCATCGGGTCATTCAAAAAAGCGGCGGTTTGAGCGGCTATCGTTGGGGAATCGATCGCAAACGGGAATTGCTGGATCTGGAGCAGCGGTTGAGTCAATTAGAGGTCGGCGATCGGGCTAGCGAAACGGAGTCGCGGGATTGA
- a CDS encoding peptidoglycan-binding domain-containing protein: protein MSPELSASSRSPQFSQPPDLYPWDVGPAVAEMQDLLRAHGYSLRVDGDFGWKTEMLVKAFQRRHGLRIDGIVGRQTWNTLRATVEPGTRILKQGLIGADVAELQGLLQVNGYPVDRSGYFDTATYERVRQFQRHHHLKEDGIVTGVMWTLLQGRKEPPKLGKPSLFDRARNRLSRST from the coding sequence ATGTCTCCTGAACTCTCTGCCTCTTCCCGCTCGCCTCAATTCTCCCAGCCGCCCGACCTCTACCCCTGGGATGTCGGTCCCGCTGTGGCGGAAATGCAGGATTTGCTGCGGGCACACGGCTACTCGCTGCGAGTGGATGGGGACTTTGGGTGGAAAACCGAGATGCTGGTGAAAGCCTTCCAGCGCAGGCACGGACTCCGCATTGATGGAATTGTGGGCAGACAAACCTGGAATACATTAAGGGCAACCGTAGAGCCGGGAACCCGGATTCTGAAACAGGGACTCATTGGGGCAGATGTGGCAGAGCTTCAGGGACTCTTGCAGGTAAACGGCTATCCGGTCGATCGCTCTGGCTATTTCGATACGGCAACCTATGAACGGGTCAGGCAGTTTCAGCGACACCATCACCTGAAAGAAGACGGCATTGTAACGGGTGTCATGTGGACGCTTCTGCAAGGACGCAAGGAACCCCCCAAACTGGGCAAACCTTCCCTCTTCGATCGCGCCCGCAATCGCTTGAGCAGATCAACCTGA
- a CDS encoding thermonuclease family protein, translating to MTYFKPLPLLLLTLAIALGGCQLLYTQTDSLLSRSVQAQSKLVEVVNVHDGDTIRVSLNGKQERIRLCGIDAPELKQRLGESSRDNLRSLVNQANNRVRITVVDVDRYGREVAEVSSPTGKVFNVEQIRSGNAYFYRQYASKCPHGAQLEQAEATAQKLKQGVWKYPNALKPWEYRKKQRQSA from the coding sequence ATGACGTATTTCAAGCCTTTACCCTTGCTGTTGCTCACCCTGGCGATCGCCCTGGGGGGCTGTCAGCTTCTCTACACGCAGACCGATTCGTTATTGTCCCGATCGGTTCAAGCTCAAAGCAAACTTGTGGAGGTGGTGAATGTCCACGACGGAGATACAATTCGCGTCTCCCTGAACGGCAAACAGGAACGGATTCGGCTCTGCGGGATTGATGCACCGGAACTGAAACAGCGACTTGGAGAGTCCAGCCGCGATAACTTGCGATCGCTGGTGAACCAGGCGAATAATCGGGTCAGAATTACCGTTGTGGATGTCGATCGCTATGGGCGAGAGGTAGCAGAGGTTTCCAGTCCCACGGGTAAAGTGTTCAACGTCGAGCAGATCCGAAGCGGCAACGCCTATTTCTACAGGCAATACGCCTCCAAATGCCCCCACGGAGCACAGCTAGAGCAGGCAGAAGCCACCGCCCAAAAATTGAAGCAGGGCGTCTGGAAATACCCCAATGCCCTGAAACCGTGGGAATATCGCAAAAAGCAGCGCCAGTCAGCCTAG